From a single Lolium rigidum isolate FL_2022 chromosome 7, APGP_CSIRO_Lrig_0.1, whole genome shotgun sequence genomic region:
- the LOC124677779 gene encoding dolichyl-diphosphooligosaccharide--protein glycosyltransferase subunit STT3B gives MAAAAASAMLDALPAPLLRSLRLKTKQQELLLRVSALALIYVLAFAVRLFSVLRYESMIHEFDPYFNYRTTLYLTEHGYAEFWNWFDSESWYPLGRVVGGTLFPGLMVTAALLHRLLRALSLAVHIREVCVLTAPFFAANTTLVAYAFGREIWDSGAGLVAAALIAVCPGYISRSVAGSYDNEGVAIFALLLTFYLFVRAVNTGSLAWALAAAFGYFYMVSAWGGYVFIINLLPLYVLVLLVTGRYSQRLYVAYNCTYVLGMLLGMQIRFVGFQHVQSGEHMAAMGVFFLLQVFFFLDWVKYMLDDVKLFKSFLRITLTCVISVGTLALGIGTASGYISPWTGRFYSLLDPTYAKDHIPIIASVSEHQPTAWSSFMFDFHILLFLFPAGLYFCFKRLSDATIFIVMYGLTSMYFAGVMVRLILVAAPAVCLISAIAVSATIKNLTTLIRTKSKSPQTTGKVTGSKAAAKGAVDQPLPFQHNAAIALLLGAFYLLSRYAIHCTWVTSEAYSSPSIVLSARGHNGGRVIFDDYREAYYWLRQNTPTDAKIMSWWDYGYQITAMGNRTVIVDNNTWNNTHIATVGRAMSSYEDEAYEIMQSLDVNYVLVVFGGVTGYSSDDINKFLWMVRIGGGVFPVIKEPDYLVNGEYRVDKGASPKMLNCLMYKLCYYRFGELTTEYGKPPGYDRVRGVEIGNKDIKLEYLEEAYTTSNWIVRIYKVKPPKNRS, from the exons atggccgccgccgccgcatccgcgATGCTGGACGCCCTCCcggcgccgctgctgcggtcGCTGCGGCTCAAGACGAAGCAGCAGGAGCTCCTCCTCCGCGTCTCCGCGCTCGCGCTCATCTACGTGCTCGCCTTCGCCGTGCGCCTCTTCTCCGTGCTCCGCTACgagtccatgatccacgagttcgacccctacttcaactaCCGCACCACGCTCTACCTCACCGAGCACGGCTACGCCGAGTTCTGGAACTGGTTCGACTCCGAGAGCTGGTACCCGCTCGGCCGGGTCGTGGGCGGCACGCTCTTCCCGGGCCTCATGGTCACGGCCgcgctcctccaccgcctcctccgcgcGCTCTCCCTCGCCGTGCACATCCGCGAGGTCTGCGTCCTCACCGCGCCCTTCTTCGCCGCCAACACCACGCTCGTCGCCTACGCCTTCGGGCGCGAGATCTGGGACTCCGGGGCGGGGCTCGTCGCCGCCGCGCTCATCGCCGTCTGCCCCGGCTACATCTCCCGCTCCGTCGCCGGCTCCTACGACAACGAGGGCGTCGCCATCTTCGCGCTGCTGCTCACATTCTACCTCTTCGTGCGCGCCGTCAACACGGGGTCCCTCGCCTGGGCGCTCGCCGCCGCGTTCGGGTACTTCTACATGGTGTCCGCGTGGGGCGGGTACGTCTTCATCATCAACCTCCTCCCGCTCTACGTGCTCGTCCTGCTCGTCACCGGGAGGTACTCGCAGAGGCTCTACGTCGCCTACAACTGCACCTACGTCCTCGGGATGCTGCTCGGGATGCAGATCCGATTCGTCGGCTTCCAGCATGTGCAGTCAGGGGAGCACATGGCAGCCATGGGAGTCTTCTTCCTCTTGCAG GTTTTCTTCTTCTTGGATTGGGTGAAATACATGCTGGATGATGTCAAACTATTCAAGTCATTCCTCAGAATTACCCTGACATGTGTGATAAGTGTTGGCACCCTTGCTCTTGGGATTGGTACTGCATCAGGTTACATATCCCCTTGGACAGGACGGTTTTACTCCCTGCTTGATCCGACCTACGCAAAAGACCACATACCAATCATTGCATCTGTTTCCGAGCATCAACCAACAGCATGGTCTTCCTTTATGTTCGATTTCCACATCCTTCTTTTCCTGTTCCCAGCGGGCCTCTATTTCTGCTTCAAGCGCCTCTCAGATGCCACAATATTTATAGTTATGTATGGCCTCACAAGTATGTACTTTGCTGGCGTGATGGTTAGGTTAATTCTTGTTGCAGCACCAGCTGTTTGCCTTATCAGTGCAATTGCTGTGTCTGCTACAATTAAAAATTTGACAACATTGATCCGAACTAAAAGCAAAAGTCCACAGACTACTGGAAAAGTAACAGGCTCAAAGGCAGCTGCAAAG GGGGCAGTTGATCAACCCTTGCCTTTCCAACACAATGCAGCTATTGCCTTACTTTTGGGTGCTTTCTACTTGCTCAGTAGATATGCCATACACTGCACTTGGGTGACATCTGAGGCCTACTCTTCTCCTTCTATTGTTCTGTCTGCAAGGGGTCATAATGGAGGAAGGGTAATATTTGATGATTACCGTGAGGCATATTATTGGCTTCGTCAGAATACTCCTACTGATGCCAAGATTATGTCATGGTGGGATTATGGATACCAAATTACAGCCATGGGTAACAGAACTGTTATTGTTGATAATAACACTTGGAATAATACACACATAGCTACTGTTGGACGGGCAATGTCATCTTACGAAGATGAGGCATATGAGATAATGCAATCATTGGATGTGAATTATGTGCTTGTTGTATTTGGAGGTGTTACTGGGTACTCCTCTGATGACATTAATAA GTTCTTATGGATGGTGCGTATCGGTGGAGGAGTATTTCCTGTAATCAAAGAGCCTGATTACCTTGTTAATGGGGAATATCGTGTTGACAAGGGGGCATCACCAAAAATGTTGAATTGCCTAAT GTATAAGCTCTGTTATTATCGATTTGGAGAGCTGACCACGGAATATGGAAAACCTCCAGG ATATGATCGGGTGCGAGGAGTGGAGATAGGGAACAAAGACATTAAGCTTGAGTACTTGGAAGAAGCATACACGACATCAAACTGGATAGTGCGCATATACAAGGTCAAACCTCCAAAGAACAGATCCTGA